The Changchengzhania lutea genomic sequence TAGATTTACTATCAACCACCCCCAAATACATCTCCTTATTATTTGGAGGTATTCATGCCCTAGCAGCTTTAAGGGCTTTACGGTTATTAAGAGTATTTAGAATATTAAAGTTAGTACGGTATTTAGGAGCATCAAACATGTTGGTAAGCGCCCTAAAAGCAAGTCGTGCAAAAATATCGGTGTTCCTTTTTGCCGTCCTTATTTTGGCCATTATTTTCGGGACACTCATGTATTTAATCGAAGGAGAGGAAAGTGGATTTACAAGCATCCCTACCAGTGTGTATTGGTGTATTGTAACGCTAACAACAGTGGGCTTTGGGGACATTGCTCCCATTACACCTGCTGGTCAACTCCTAGCCACTATTATTATGGTTTTGGGTTATGGCATTATTGCAGTACCAACGGGGATTGTTTCTGCCGAATATACCAGTCAAAATAAGAATAATATCCTAAGGAAAAAAAATAAAGTCGCATTAAACTCTCAATCTTGTGCCTATTGCTTAGCTGAAAATCATAAAGATGGCGCTAAATACTGTCATCAATGCGGTCACGGTTTACATCCATAGGCAATGTCGTTTTAAAAAACGCATCACATTACAAATCACAATACCGTATTAACTTCAAAAATAAATACCATAGATTTTAAAACTAAATACCTCATCGCCGTTATAGGGCCAACTGCTATAGGGAAAACAGCGCTTAGTATAAAGTTAGCACAACATTTTAAAACTCAAATTATATCAGCAGATTCTAGACAGTTTTATAAAGAAATGCAAATCGGAACTGCGGCACCAACCGATGAAGAATTACGTGCAGCTCCCCATCATTTTATTCATCATAAATCTATCCATGACGATTACAATGTAGGTGCATTTGAAAAGGATGCCTTACTGAAATTAGATGAACTTTACAGAGATAATAACCTTGTTATTTTGGTTGGGGGTTCTGGGTTATATGTAGATGCAGTAACCAAAGGACTGGATTATTTTCCCGAGGTTAACCCAGAAATTAGAAATGAATTAAATATTGAACTCAAAGAAAAAGGACTGACCCATTTACAGGAAAAATTACAAAAACTGGACAATGAATCTTATCAAAATATAGCCATTGATAACCCGCATCGCGTTATTAGAGCTTTGGAAATTTGTTTGGGAACGGGCAAACCCTACTCCTCATTTCTAAATAAAGGTAAGGTTTCGCGAAACTTTAAAACCATCACTATTGGTCTTGATGCAGAAAGGCCTACCATTTACGACCGGATTAATAAACGTGTTGATATCATGATGGCCATGGGGTTGTTAGATGAAGTGAAACAACTTCAAAAGCAGCAACAATTAAATGCCTTAAATACGGTGGGTTACAAAGAACTTTTTAATTACTTAAAAGGAACATGGGATTTCGACTTTGCCATCTCAGAAATAAAGAAAAATAGTCGTCGCTTTGCAAAACGACAACTCACATGGTTTAAAAGAAATAAACAAACCCTTTGGTTTCCATACGATACTTCACTTGAAAATATTACCACGGAAATTGAAAAGATTATAACTGAAAATGATTAATTTTAATGGGTTCTAAAAAATAGTATTGTGTTAGACTTTTTACTTACGGGAGATGCCTTAATGGCACTAATAACTTTGACGTTTTTAGAAATTATTTTAGGTATTGATAATATTGTGTTCATCTCTATTGCCGCCAATAAATTGCCAAAAAACCAACGCAGTAAAGCTACCAACATCGGGTTGTTACTAGCCATGGTTCAAAGGATTATTTTATTATTTTTTGTATCGTTCTTAGTTGGTCTAAAACAACCATTTTATCATTTAGAAACCTCATGGCTAACTGTTAGCGTAAGCTGGCAAGCCCTTATATTGTTTGCAGGCGGTATGTTTCTAATTTATAAAAGTACTTCAGAAATACGGGATAAGGTTGAGACACCCACTCATGATAGAGATACTGTTAAAAATAAACGCATTAACTCCCTATCTCAAGCTATTGTACAAATTATAATTATCGATTTTATATTTTCAATCGATTCTATACTGACGGCTGTTGGGATGACAAACGGCTTACATCCTAACCATAACTACACCTTAGTACTCATGATTATTGCCGTAATGATTTCCATTGCTATTATGATTGGGTTTGCCAACCCTATTAGAAAATTTATTGATGTACACCCCAGTATTCAAATGCTAGGTTTGGCCTTTTTAATCTTGATAGGTTTTATGTTGATTACGGAAGCCGCCCATCTTTCTGAAACGTCCCTATTTGGAAAAACAGTTGGTGCTATTCCTAAAGGCTATCTTTATTTTGCCATTGCATTTTCGCTATTTGTGGAATTTTTGAATTACAGAATTACTAAAAAGACCCAGAACCCTAAAGATTAGAATAGTGTAATCTGTCCTTCGTCGTCTAGATCCTTAGGTTTCTCAGTATTGATTTCTTCAGAAATAGTTTCTGGATCTATCACGTCAAGTTCGTCCGCATGAACCTCTTCTGGTGCGCTGTAAGGCAACGGCTCTAGTATATTTATTTGATTCACTTTATCTTTAGTGAGTTGATTTCCTAAGGCGCTAATACCTTTAATGGATATGAATTCTTCCAAATTAATTTCAAGATTCTCTTTACGTTCTTTACCACGCTCTTTGGCAAAAACAATTTCTGCCATGGGTTTCCAGTCGGTTGAAACAATTTCTAATTGTGAATTAGGGTGTTCAGAAATAAAGGATTCCTCCCGACCTTCATTTTCAATTAAAAAGCGCTTCACGTAGTACAGTTCCTTTTCCCCATTAAAATATATGGCTGATATCGGTTTTTTAGGAATCCATTTTTCCATAACAATCATATCATTATCAAAATGCATGGTCACCTCTGGCGTCACCGTTTTGACAGTTCCAGTTTGGGTAATCACCAGCAATTTATCCTCGCCTCTAAACTCACCGACCAATTCGCCCCGACCATCGACATTTAATCGTTGTACCGCATCATCAAACCAGATTTTACGTGGCTTCAGCGTAGATACTCCTTTCTCCTTGAGCTCGATACGTTTAATAGAATATTTAGTTACTAAATTACCTTTTGAAACCCGCCCTTTTATTAAGATATCAGCAAAATCGATATCCCATTTTAACTTTTTGATGCTTCCTGCTTGACGTAATAAAATAGTAACCACCTCGGCTTCTCCATTAGGGTTTGCT encodes the following:
- the miaA gene encoding tRNA (adenosine(37)-N6)-dimethylallyltransferase MiaA, coding for MDFKTKYLIAVIGPTAIGKTALSIKLAQHFKTQIISADSRQFYKEMQIGTAAPTDEELRAAPHHFIHHKSIHDDYNVGAFEKDALLKLDELYRDNNLVILVGGSGLYVDAVTKGLDYFPEVNPEIRNELNIELKEKGLTHLQEKLQKLDNESYQNIAIDNPHRVIRALEICLGTGKPYSSFLNKGKVSRNFKTITIGLDAERPTIYDRINKRVDIMMAMGLLDEVKQLQKQQQLNALNTVGYKELFNYLKGTWDFDFAISEIKKNSRRFAKRQLTWFKRNKQTLWFPYDTSLENITTEIEKIITEND
- a CDS encoding TerC family protein produces the protein MLDFLLTGDALMALITLTFLEIILGIDNIVFISIAANKLPKNQRSKATNIGLLLAMVQRIILLFFVSFLVGLKQPFYHLETSWLTVSVSWQALILFAGGMFLIYKSTSEIRDKVETPTHDRDTVKNKRINSLSQAIVQIIIIDFIFSIDSILTAVGMTNGLHPNHNYTLVLMIIAVMISIAIMIGFANPIRKFIDVHPSIQMLGLAFLILIGFMLITEAAHLSETSLFGKTVGAIPKGYLYFAIAFSLFVEFLNYRITKKTQNPKD
- a CDS encoding ion transporter, with product MSETKKIPWRTRLHEIIYEADTPAGKLFDVILFIAIILSIILVMLESVNSFDDKYHEFLNISEWVITILFSFEYIARIITVKRPIKYITSFYGIIDLLSTTPKYISLLFGGIHALAALRALRLLRVFRILKLVRYLGASNMLVSALKASRAKISVFLFAVLILAIIFGTLMYLIEGEESGFTSIPTSVYWCIVTLTTVGFGDIAPITPAGQLLATIIMVLGYGIIAVPTGIVSAEYTSQNKNNILRKKNKVALNSQSCAYCLAENHKDGAKYCHQCGHGLHP